A region from the Volucribacter amazonae genome encodes:
- the cmk gene encoding (d)CMP kinase: protein MNNIITVDGPSGAGKGTLCYALAQKLGFALLDSGAIYRVTALAALKKSIDLADETQLANLASQLDIQFLAEQGEVKVLLDGQDVSADIRTQPVAEAASKVAVFAQVRSALLQRQRDFANNKGLIADGRDMGTVVFPEASVKLFLDASAEERVKRRLKQLQSKGINGNFSQILAEIKARDLRDRNRAVAPLVPAQDALLLDSTALSIEQVVEQALAYIDQKLKL, encoded by the coding sequence ATGAATAATATTATTACGGTAGATGGACCGAGCGGTGCAGGAAAGGGAACATTATGTTATGCCTTGGCACAGAAATTAGGTTTTGCACTGTTGGATAGTGGTGCTATTTATCGTGTTACTGCTTTAGCCGCATTAAAGAAATCCATAGATCTTGCCGATGAAACACAACTTGCCAATTTAGCCAGTCAGCTAGATATTCAATTTTTAGCCGAGCAAGGTGAGGTCAAAGTCTTGCTTGATGGGCAAGATGTCAGTGCTGACATTCGTACTCAACCTGTGGCGGAAGCGGCATCTAAAGTGGCGGTTTTTGCACAAGTTAGGTCGGCATTATTGCAACGACAACGAGATTTTGCGAACAACAAAGGGCTGATTGCCGATGGGCGAGATATGGGAACAGTGGTTTTTCCAGAGGCGTCCGTTAAATTATTTTTAGATGCAAGTGCGGAAGAAAGGGTGAAAAGACGCCTTAAACAGTTGCAAAGTAAAGGAATTAATGGTAACTTTAGCCAGATTTTAGCCGAGATAAAAGCACGAGATTTGCGTGATAGAAATCGGGCGGTTGCACCGCTTGTTCCAGCGCAAGATGCTTTGTTGCTAGATTCTACAGCGTTATCCATAGAACAAGTTGTGGAACAAGCCTTAGCTTATATTGATCAAAAGCTAAAATTATAA